CTGCTCTATCTGTTCCTGAGCCGGACCTATAAAAACGTCGAGGTGGTCTATATCCGCCATCACACGCAGGCCAAAGAGGTGGACGAACATGAGTTCTTCTATTCTCAGGAAACGGGCGGCACCATTGTGTCGAGCGCCCTGAAATTAATGGATGAGGTGGTGCAGGAGCGCTATGACCCGGCGCAGTGGAATATTTACGCCGCGCAGGCTTCGGACGGCGACAACTGGGCAGACGACTCGCCGCTCTGTCATGACATTCTGGCGAAAAAACTGCTGCCGGTGGTGCGCTACTACAGCTACATCGAAATCACCCGCCGGGCGCATCAAACCCTGTGGCGTGAATATGAGAATTTGCAGGCCACCTTCGATAATTTCGCGATACAGCATATCCGGGATCAGGATGATATCTATCCGGTATTCCGGGAACTGTTTCAAAAGCAGACCAGCGACGCGCATTAATCGCTGAAAACGAAAAAGCCGGTGATTTTTACCGGCTTTTTAATTTGTGCTTAAGGGTGGAGCTCAACGTCGTATCCCCACTGTTTCCAGTGGTCAAACTGCTGCTGCTGTTCAGCGGTCAGCGCTTTTCCCGTCCACAAAAAAATGTGCTGACCCGGAAAGAGCTCCGGGCGGAAAGTCTGAACCGGATCGGCAAGCACGTTAACCTGCATGCCCCGGCGTGATAAGCGCCAGGCTTCCAGCCACAGCGGCGTTCGGTCGTCAGTTTGCCAGCCAACCAGCAGCACTTCTTGCCCGCTTTGGCTCTGCCCATCCGTCAGGCACAGTGCGCAGTGGCGAATCAGCACGCCATCCAGCAGGCTACACATCAAAGAGGCCGTCGCTTCATCCTGCCGAAGCTTGTTTCTCACGGGCAACAACAGGTTATCGATCAGCAGGTCAACGCTATGCTCCCGGCTGAGGGCAACAATTTTGTCCCGCAGTTTTGACGGGGTCACTCTTCTGAGCAGCAGCATCATTTCATCCTGCAGCGTCAGCCAGAGCTGCTCTTCCGGCACGTGGCTCCGCTCCAGCAGGGCTTTCACTTTCCCTACGGAAACGCCCTTGCCCATCCAGTACTTTATCTCTTCAATCCGCTGAATATCCGTATCATCAAACTGCCGGTGGCCCCCTTCGCTACGCTGGGGCTTTAACAAACCGTATCGGCGCTGCCATGCGCGCAGAGTGACCGGGTTGATGCCGCATCGCTCTGCAACATCGCCGATAGTGTAATAGGCCATAGTGTCCCTCCCGTACACAGTTCTCACTCTTCCATTACAACACTAGCCAATCTGTTCAATGTGTACAATTTTTTCCCATGTTGTACAAGTAAAACTTTGCTCCCAGCCTCACAACTCTGTTCTACGCTCCGGCCAGGCAATGGTAAATCTCCCATCGGGGCTGGGCGCGGCGAACAGCGGGCCCTGGAAGTATGGGATCCCCGCCGCTTCCAGCCACATCCACTCTTCGGGCTGCTCAATGCCGGTCGCAGAGACGGCAATTTCGAGCGAGGCACAGCACTTGATGATCGCGAGGATAATGGCCTGCCGTGGCCCGCTTTTATGAATGTCCCGGATGAGTTCCCGGTTAATCTTGATCCGCTCAGGCTGAAACTGTGCAAGCAGCTGCAGCCCGGCAAAACCGGCACCAAAGTTATCTATCGCAAGCTTAATACCGGCCGCTTTAAGGTGCTTTAGCGCCGCGGTGAAGGCTTCCATTTTCGGAATGATTTCGCTTTCGCTAAATTCAATCACCACCTGCTCAGGAACGAGCTTGTGTGATTCGATATCCGTCAGCAACTGCTCTACCGCGCCGGGTCTCATGACCAGCGTCATTGGCAGGAGGTTGACACAGAGTGTTTGCCGACCAATGCTGGCAGCCTGCGCAGCGGCAAAAGCCGCTCTGGCGTTAAGCAGATCGAGCTGGTAAAGATCGCCCTCCAGCCCGTTGGCTGGCGGCGTCGGTAAAAGAGCATCCGTTGTTACCGCCTCAATCGCTACGACAGAGCGCGCCATTGGATCAACCGCGGGCAAAAAGGCAATCTTCTCCCGACAAGCAGGTTCGTCGGATGCCTGGTGCGCTGGCACATCGACGATAAATTCCCATGAACCCCGCGGGGGGATCTCGAAATAGTTCTCTTTTTCCGTCGACTCAATGAAGGTGCGAAAAAAACTCAAGGCGCGGTCATCATAAGCCAGCTGGTAGCGGCTGGTCCCTTTCTCCAGCACCACCTGCAGGACATCGTTTTTATCGTGCTCTCTTAAATCAAAAAGCTCCATTCCTACACGCCCGAAGCGGCGAGCTGGGGCGTAATCACACAGCAGCTCGACGAGATTGTAATGGCGTTCATCTTCACAGATAGCGCGATAAATCTTCTGCACGCTCTGTTCCGGACCTTCCAGCAGCTGAAAGAAATGCGTGCCGTTGAAAAGCAGTATTCCGGTCACATCCGCGTCAATATTTTTAGCGTTAGCTGCAGAAACCATCCCCTGCAAAACCTCAAAGGGAGTGCGGGTATGAATATGGCTGCGATAGATGACAGTCGTGAGCATGGTCGTTCCCTGCAGAAGATTAAGGCCACAATTTAACAGATCCTCGCCCTGGCGTCGCCACAAACTCAACAAAACCTAAACAACTGAACAACATGCGGCATCTTCTTATTCGCGGCAGCCCGATCTGGATGTACAACTTAATGCATCAATAAGTTAAAAACTTAACATTGTATCTTATTGATAATAAAAGATTAGCATTTTTAGTCAAAAAATAGCAAGCGAAGTAATACACCTTTATGTACAGTTTTATAGCAACTGCATAACTTAGTTAACATCTTGCAAAGTGTGAACTTATGGGAGCGACTTATGCGACAGAACACTTTAACGTCCGGCCAGAACACCGCAGCACATGATATCGCACGTTATTTCAGTAGCTCGACGCCGCCCTCTCAGCAGGAAACCATGGGGCAGATCGTGCTGGAGATCCTAAGCGATGGCCGCAATCTGAACAGGAAAGCAATTTGTACAAAGCTGTTGTCACGGCTGGATAAGGTTTCCGAGCCTGAGGAAGAAAAGCATTATCACGCGCTGCTCGGCATGCTTTTCGCTCGTTAACTTTATAACCAAACCGGAGTTAAATCCTGGTAACGACCGGCTCCCGGTCAGGACAGGTCGTTACGGCACTGCAAGTACTGAATCATTCTTCATTCTCAGGCTCCGGGTAATGACTTCATGCCAGCGCTTCAAATTACGCTGGCGAGGCAATCAGGGGTAAAGACATGAAGAGAAGCGATGATGAACAACTGACGGATGAGC
This region of Cedecea lapagei genomic DNA includes:
- a CDS encoding MerR family transcriptional regulator; this encodes MAYYTIGDVAERCGINPVTLRAWQRRYGLLKPQRSEGGHRQFDDTDIQRIEEIKYWMGKGVSVGKVKALLERSHVPEEQLWLTLQDEMMLLLRRVTPSKLRDKIVALSREHSVDLLIDNLLLPVRNKLRQDEATASLMCSLLDGVLIRHCALCLTDGQSQSGQEVLLVGWQTDDRTPLWLEAWRLSRRGMQVNVLADPVQTFRPELFPGQHIFLWTGKALTAEQQQQFDHWKQWGYDVELHP
- a CDS encoding diguanylate phosphodiesterase, whose product is MLTTVIYRSHIHTRTPFEVLQGMVSAANAKNIDADVTGILLFNGTHFFQLLEGPEQSVQKIYRAICEDERHYNLVELLCDYAPARRFGRVGMELFDLREHDKNDVLQVVLEKGTSRYQLAYDDRALSFFRTFIESTEKENYFEIPPRGSWEFIVDVPAHQASDEPACREKIAFLPAVDPMARSVVAIEAVTTDALLPTPPANGLEGDLYQLDLLNARAAFAAAQAASIGRQTLCVNLLPMTLVMRPGAVEQLLTDIESHKLVPEQVVIEFSESEIIPKMEAFTAALKHLKAAGIKLAIDNFGAGFAGLQLLAQFQPERIKINRELIRDIHKSGPRQAIILAIIKCCASLEIAVSATGIEQPEEWMWLEAAGIPYFQGPLFAAPSPDGRFTIAWPERRTEL
- the ycgZ gene encoding regulatory protein YcgZ, which encodes MRQNTLTSGQNTAAHDIARYFSSSTPPSQQETMGQIVLEILSDGRNLNRKAICTKLLSRLDKVSEPEEEKHYHALLGMLFAR